Genomic DNA from Patescibacteria group bacterium:
TTGGCCATGCGCTAAAATATGTTCAAATTCGAAGATAAAATAAAAAAACTTTTGAAGCTGGACCGGCCGTTGGTAATTTTTGATATTGAAGCGACCGGGCCGGTTTTTTCCAAAGACCGGATAATTGAACTGGCGTACATTAAAATTTTTCCCGGAAAAAAAATCACTCTGTCCGAGGATATATTAATTAATCCCGAGACGAAGATTTCTCTGGAGGCCTCGCAAATCCATGGGATAAAAGAGGAGGATGTTAAAGGCCGGCCTACTTTTAAGCAAATGGCCCAAAAAATTTGGGATGTTTTTAATAAATCGTATTACGGCGGCTATAGCATAACCAATTTCGATCTGCCGCTTTTGAAGCGGGAATTTTTGAGGGTGGGCATGGATTTTAACTATACCTTTGACGACATTATCGATTCGCGGGTAATTTTCGATTATATGGAGCCGAGAAACGTTTCTTTCGCCCATAAATATTATTGCGGCAAAGGCGAGGTTGAGACGCCAAGAGCCAGGGGGGAAGTAAAGGCCATGATGGAAATTTTCAAAAAGCAATTGAAAAAATACGAAGAGATAAGAAGCCCGGAATTTATAAGGAAAATCCATAAAGCTAAAAGCGACCGCTTTGTTGATTCGACCGTAAAATTTTATTGGCATTGGGGCGAAGCTTATTTTGCTTTCGGTAAGCATAAAGGCCGGCCTTTAAACCAGGTAGCCAAAGAAGATCAGGAATACTTAAAATGGATTTTAGAGGCGGATTTTTCCGACGAGACAAAAAACATCATCGCCGAGGCGCTGAAGATCCGGACTAAAAAGGCGAGAAGAAAGAAAGCCGCTAAAGCTTAGATATTTTTACTAAAATTATATGGAAAAAAACGAAACCGACAGAATAATCTCCGCCCGGGAGGCAAACGGCGACCGCGCTCTTGATTTATCCTTGCGGCCTTCGATTTTAAATGAATACGTCGGCCAGGAAAATATTAAGAAGAACCTGGAGATTTCCATCCAGGCGGCCCGCGGCCGGGGCGAGCCGTTAGACCATATTTTATTATACGGCGCGCCGGGGTTAGGAAAAACTACGCTCGCGCACGTAATTTCCAACGAAATCGGATCCAATATCAGGATTACCTCCGGACCGGCCATCGAAAAGACCGGCGATTTGGCGGCGATCCTTACTAATCTCGGCGAAGGGGATATTTTGTTTATCGATGAAATCCACCGCCTGAACCGGACTATAGAGGAGATACTTTATCCGGCCATGGAAGATTACGCTCTGGATATCATTATCGGCAAAGGCCCTTCGGCCCGGACTCTGCGCATTGATTTGCCGAAGTTTACGATAATCGGCGCGACGACTAAGACGAGCCTGATCTCCGCTCCTTTACGCGACCGTTTTGGCATGGTTTACCATTTAAATTTTTACGAATTAGATGATATAGAAAAAATAATAAGCCGAAGCGCTTCGATTCTAAACGTTAATATGGGAGAGAATTCCAGCGCCCAAATCGCCCAGCGCTCGCGGCGGACGCCAAGGGTCGCTAACCGGCTTTTAAAGCGGGTCAGGGATTTTTGCGAGGTCAAAGGCGACGGGCTGGTAAACGGCGAAATCTGCCAGGGCGCTTTCGAACTTTTGGAAGTGGACGAGCTGGGGTTGGATAGCGTCGACCGGAAAATACTGGAGATTATTATTGATAAGTTCGGCGGCGGTCCGGTCGGAGTAAATACTTTGGCGGCCGCAACCGGCGAAGATATGGACACGATTGAGGATGTGTATGAGCCCTATCTTTTGCGCCTGGGATTCCTCGACCGTTCAATGCGGGGGAGGGTGGCGACTGATTTGGCTTTCCGGCATCTGGGGCGCGAAAGAAAGGGCCAAAACAAATTGGTATAAAATAATAAGAATAAAATAGTTGGGGATAGATTATGAAGCTAAGCGATTTTGATTACCACTTGCCGAAAGAGCTAATCGCCCA
This window encodes:
- a CDS encoding 3'-5' exonuclease, with amino-acid sequence MFKFEDKIKKLLKLDRPLVIFDIEATGPVFSKDRIIELAYIKIFPGKKITLSEDILINPETKISLEASQIHGIKEEDVKGRPTFKQMAQKIWDVFNKSYYGGYSITNFDLPLLKREFLRVGMDFNYTFDDIIDSRVIFDYMEPRNVSFAHKYYCGKGEVETPRARGEVKAMMEIFKKQLKKYEEIRSPEFIRKIHKAKSDRFVDSTVKFYWHWGEAYFAFGKHKGRPLNQVAKEDQEYLKWILEADFSDETKNIIAEALKIRTKKARRKKAAKA
- the ruvB gene encoding Holliday junction branch migration DNA helicase RuvB, producing the protein MEKNETDRIISAREANGDRALDLSLRPSILNEYVGQENIKKNLEISIQAARGRGEPLDHILLYGAPGLGKTTLAHVISNEIGSNIRITSGPAIEKTGDLAAILTNLGEGDILFIDEIHRLNRTIEEILYPAMEDYALDIIIGKGPSARTLRIDLPKFTIIGATTKTSLISAPLRDRFGMVYHLNFYELDDIEKIISRSASILNVNMGENSSAQIAQRSRRTPRVANRLLKRVRDFCEVKGDGLVNGEICQGAFELLEVDELGLDSVDRKILEIIIDKFGGGPVGVNTLAAATGEDMDTIEDVYEPYLLRLGFLDRSMRGRVATDLAFRHLGRERKGQNKLV